A single Acidaminococcus sp. DNA region contains:
- the argS gene encoding arginine--tRNA ligase — MDIKKVLADAVTAAVKKAIAAGTLKEGELDPVVLTVPPQKAFGDFATNFALQAAKKLHCAPRVIAGAIRDNLKCSVVDKVEIAGPGFLNFYLRPDWLYQALADILKRGADYGNLPKKNGEKIQIEFVSANPTGPLHVGHGRGAAVGSALANLMKAAGYDVTREYYINDAGNQMHNLAASVNARYLELFGIPCEFPENGYHGEDIIDTAKRIKAKYGDKFISMPEPERLEKFQTIAKDEKLAALREDLQAFNCEFDVWFSEQTLHDSGKIKAAVETLKEKGYIYEKDGALWFKSTEFGDDKDRVVIRDTGVSTYFAADIAYHQNKFQRGFDRVINLWGADHHGYIPRMKAAMQALGYKPEQLEILILQMVSLYRNGELVKMSKRTGKAVTLNELIEEVGTDAARFFFIMRSIDSQLDFDLTLATEHSNDNPVYYVQYAHARICSIMRQMEEEKITLQPECDLTILKEPVEVDLIKKLNSYEELIETAAAERAPHKIAHYVYELAGLFHSFYNQCRVLGVDPALQQARLALISAVGYTLRHGLMILGVSAPEHM; from the coding sequence GTGGACATTAAGAAAGTATTGGCTGACGCGGTTACTGCTGCAGTCAAAAAGGCAATCGCGGCCGGAACGCTCAAGGAAGGTGAGCTGGATCCCGTCGTGTTGACTGTGCCCCCGCAGAAAGCTTTTGGTGATTTCGCGACAAACTTTGCCCTGCAGGCTGCTAAAAAACTGCATTGTGCACCTCGCGTGATTGCCGGGGCCATTCGGGATAACCTGAAATGTTCTGTTGTGGATAAGGTGGAAATCGCGGGACCAGGCTTCTTAAACTTTTATCTGCGTCCCGACTGGCTGTATCAGGCTCTTGCTGATATTTTGAAGCGCGGTGCCGACTACGGCAACCTGCCGAAGAAAAATGGCGAGAAGATTCAGATTGAATTCGTCAGTGCCAATCCAACGGGCCCGCTGCATGTAGGTCATGGCCGCGGCGCTGCCGTGGGAAGTGCGCTTGCCAACCTGATGAAGGCAGCCGGCTATGATGTGACGCGTGAATATTACATCAACGATGCAGGTAACCAGATGCATAACCTGGCAGCTTCCGTCAATGCCCGTTATCTGGAACTTTTCGGGATTCCCTGTGAGTTCCCGGAAAACGGCTACCACGGTGAAGATATCATCGATACGGCAAAGCGCATCAAGGCGAAGTACGGCGATAAATTTATTTCTATGCCGGAACCGGAACGCCTGGAAAAGTTCCAGACAATTGCCAAGGATGAGAAGCTGGCAGCCCTGCGGGAAGATCTGCAGGCATTTAACTGCGAGTTTGATGTCTGGTTCAGCGAACAAACCCTGCATGATTCCGGAAAAATCAAAGCGGCCGTTGAAACCCTGAAAGAGAAGGGGTATATTTATGAGAAGGACGGAGCCCTGTGGTTCAAGTCTACCGAATTTGGCGATGACAAGGACCGCGTCGTAATCCGTGATACCGGTGTTTCTACGTATTTTGCGGCAGATATTGCCTACCATCAGAACAAGTTCCAGAGAGGATTTGACCGAGTCATCAATCTCTGGGGTGCCGATCATCACGGTTACATCCCGAGAATGAAAGCCGCCATGCAGGCTCTGGGTTACAAGCCGGAACAGCTTGAAATCCTGATTCTCCAGATGGTCAGCCTGTACCGCAACGGCGAGCTGGTCAAGATGAGCAAACGTACGGGCAAGGCCGTGACGCTGAATGAATTGATTGAAGAAGTCGGTACCGATGCGGCCCGGTTCTTCTTCATCATGCGCAGCATCGACAGCCAGCTTGATTTTGACCTGACGCTTGCTACGGAACATTCCAATGACAACCCTGTGTATTATGTCCAGTACGCACATGCCCGCATCTGCAGCATCATGCGTCAGATGGAAGAAGAAAAAATTACCCTTCAGCCGGAGTGTGATCTTACGATCCTCAAGGAACCGGTGGAAGTGGATTTGATCAAGAAACTGAACTCGTACGAAGAACTGATTGAAACGGCAGCGGCCGAACGGGCCCCTCATAAGATTGCCCATTATGTCTATGAACTGGCCGGCCTTTTCCATTCTTTCTATAATCAGTGCCGTGTCCTGGGCGTCGATCCTGCTCTCCAGCAGGCACGTCTGGCACTTATTTCCGCAGTGGGGTATACGCTGCGTCATGGTTTGATGATCCTCGGTGTAAGCGCACCGGAACATATGTGA
- a CDS encoding HU family DNA-binding protein — translation MNKSELISEVASKTALPKKDAEKAVNAFIDTVKEAIAKKDKVQLIGFGTFEARVREARTGKNPRTHEPIKIPKATVPAFKAGKAFKDAVNK, via the coding sequence ATGAACAAAAGTGAACTGATTTCTGAAGTTGCGTCTAAGACTGCTCTGCCTAAGAAAGACGCTGAAAAGGCTGTAAATGCTTTCATTGATACCGTGAAGGAAGCAATCGCTAAGAAGGATAAAGTTCAGCTGATTGGCTTTGGTACTTTCGAAGCTCGCGTTCGCGAAGCTCGTACCGGCAAGAACCCTCGTACTCATGAACCTATCAAGATTCCGAAGGCCACTGTTCCTGCTTTCAAAGCTGGCAAAGCTTTCAAGGATGCTGTCAACAAATAA
- a CDS encoding CTP synthase, with protein MTKYIFVTGGVVSSLGKGITAASLGRLLKSRGYKVTIQKFDPYINIDPGTMSPYQHGEVFVTDDGAETDLDLGHYERFIDINLTRNSNVTAGRIYQSVIDKERRGDYLGRTVQVIPHITNEIKERVYRVGRLENADFVITEIGGTVGDIESEPFMEAIRQVKKDVGRDDVLYIHVTLVPYIAAAGELKTKPTQHSVKQLRSIGITPDILVCRSEREISKEMREKISMFCDVDTDAVFQSITAKSIYEVPLLLQEQGLDRVVLRKLGMEDRPADMDGWREMVKKILAPHAKKSKIAIVGKYVELQDAYISIVEALKHASFNSDADVDIEYINASDLEDQDADLDAIFAGVDGILVPGGFGDRGIEGMIRAVQYAREKKIPFFGICLGMQCAVIEYARDVCGMKKANSTEFNEATPYPVIYLMPEQVSIEIKGGTMRLGKYPCKLKEGTHAFEAYGTDMISERHRHRYEVNNELKEELFSHGLIEAGTLPNGKLTEIVELPESEHPWFVGVQFHPELKSRPTHPHPLFKAFIAAALANQKH; from the coding sequence ATGACCAAGTATATTTTCGTAACGGGCGGTGTGGTATCGTCTTTGGGCAAGGGGATTACGGCAGCTTCTCTGGGCCGTCTGCTGAAAAGCAGAGGTTACAAGGTAACTATCCAGAAATTTGATCCGTATATCAATATTGACCCGGGTACGATGAGCCCTTATCAGCACGGTGAAGTTTTTGTTACCGATGACGGCGCGGAAACGGATCTGGATCTGGGCCACTATGAACGTTTTATTGATATCAATCTGACCCGTAACTCCAACGTAACGGCAGGCCGCATTTATCAATCTGTCATTGATAAGGAACGCCGCGGCGATTATCTGGGCCGTACGGTACAGGTCATTCCTCATATTACGAACGAAATCAAGGAACGTGTTTATCGCGTAGGCCGTCTTGAGAACGCTGACTTTGTCATTACCGAAATCGGCGGTACGGTCGGCGATATCGAAAGTGAACCGTTCATGGAAGCTATCCGCCAGGTCAAGAAAGACGTGGGCCGCGATGATGTGCTGTACATCCATGTAACGCTTGTTCCGTACATTGCGGCTGCCGGCGAACTGAAGACCAAACCGACCCAGCACAGTGTCAAGCAGCTGCGCAGTATCGGTATTACGCCGGATATCCTCGTTTGCCGCAGCGAACGTGAAATCAGCAAGGAAATGCGCGAAAAGATTTCCATGTTCTGCGATGTGGATACGGACGCCGTATTCCAGTCCATTACGGCAAAGAGCATTTATGAAGTACCTCTGCTGCTGCAGGAACAGGGACTGGACCGCGTTGTCCTGAGAAAGCTGGGCATGGAAGACAGACCGGCCGATATGGATGGCTGGCGCGAAATGGTCAAGAAGATCCTGGCTCCTCATGCCAAGAAATCCAAGATTGCCATCGTCGGCAAGTATGTAGAATTGCAGGATGCCTATATCAGCATTGTGGAAGCCCTGAAACATGCAAGCTTCAACAGTGACGCCGATGTGGACATCGAATATATCAATGCCAGCGACCTCGAAGATCAGGATGCAGATCTTGATGCCATCTTTGCAGGTGTCGATGGTATCCTGGTTCCGGGCGGTTTCGGCGACCGCGGTATCGAAGGCATGATTCGTGCCGTACAGTATGCCAGAGAAAAGAAGATTCCGTTCTTCGGTATCTGCCTCGGCATGCAGTGCGCTGTCATTGAGTATGCCCGCGATGTCTGCGGCATGAAGAAGGCCAACAGCACCGAATTTAATGAGGCAACTCCGTACCCTGTCATCTATCTGATGCCGGAACAGGTCAGCATCGAAATCAAGGGCGGTACGATGAGACTGGGCAAGTATCCCTGCAAGCTGAAGGAAGGCACGCATGCCTTTGAAGCTTACGGCACGGATATGATCAGTGAACGCCATCGTCATCGCTATGAAGTCAATAACGAATTGAAGGAAGAACTCTTCTCCCATGGCTTGATTGAAGCCGGCACGCTGCCTAACGGCAAGCTGACTGAAATTGTCGAACTGCCTGAGAGCGAACATCCTTGGTTCGTCGGCGTACAGTTCCATCCTGAACTGAAATCCCGTCCGACTCATCCGCATCCTCTTTTCAAGGCCTTTATCGCAGCCGCATTGGCCAACCAAAAGCATTGA
- a CDS encoding polysaccharide biosynthesis protein encodes MADKFVKGTLILTGAGLMVKIFASVNRILLSRLLGGEGIGLYQIAYPLYNFFVGLSAAGIPAAMSILISRRAARKEWGTAKRTFTLSLGFLILVGLLFALLAYMLVPQLIGHHLIKDSRAYLPMMAMIPAIALEVPLYGMRGYFQGFQEMVPPAASQIFEQFVRVVVMITLAFLLVPRGLAYGAAGAIFGAVPGAAAGIALLIYFYHRQQQKWHAEARELSCPGEVPTALSTARDLTLLAVPVACANLMVPLVNLIEIILVPDRLLVAGFTIAESTTALGYLSGMALPLVNMGTIPTNSLALSTVPAISEGKALGRKDIIADKTRQAFRFFILLNLPAAVGVAVLGTPLAKMLYNAGQAGPVVTALAPAIFLLGLHQVSAAVLQGLGYTKAPMINMLLSLIVKVGILWVLVANPLYHILGAAWATDLNLLTASILNLLFLYSKTRLSLPWKTLARTAVSSLLMGAAAWAAWGLLRPVCGGTAGTLLAVLAGAIVYALLIVVTGEIRISEVRNMIRRRRKHG; translated from the coding sequence ATGGCTGACAAATTTGTCAAAGGAACATTGATCCTGACCGGAGCAGGGCTCATGGTCAAGATATTTGCATCCGTCAACCGGATTCTTTTATCCCGCCTTCTTGGCGGAGAGGGTATCGGGCTCTACCAGATTGCCTATCCTCTCTATAATTTCTTCGTCGGATTGTCGGCGGCCGGAATACCGGCGGCTATGTCCATCCTGATTTCCCGCCGGGCAGCCAGGAAAGAATGGGGAACGGCAAAGAGAACCTTTACGCTGTCTCTGGGTTTTCTGATTCTTGTTGGACTTTTGTTTGCACTCCTGGCCTATATGCTGGTGCCGCAGCTTATCGGGCATCATCTCATCAAGGACAGTCGGGCTTATCTGCCCATGATGGCCATGATACCTGCCATCGCCCTTGAAGTCCCGCTCTATGGGATGCGCGGCTATTTCCAGGGATTCCAGGAAATGGTACCGCCGGCCGCCTCGCAGATTTTTGAGCAGTTCGTCCGGGTTGTCGTGATGATCACCCTGGCTTTTCTGCTCGTACCGAGGGGACTTGCCTACGGCGCGGCAGGAGCTATCTTCGGAGCCGTTCCGGGGGCAGCTGCAGGAATTGCCCTGCTGATTTATTTTTATCACCGTCAGCAGCAAAAGTGGCATGCCGAGGCAAGGGAACTGAGCTGCCCGGGGGAAGTGCCTACAGCGCTCAGTACGGCCCGGGATCTGACGCTCCTTGCCGTACCTGTTGCCTGTGCGAATTTGATGGTGCCGCTGGTCAATCTGATTGAAATCATCCTGGTGCCGGACCGCCTTCTTGTCGCTGGTTTTACCATTGCCGAGTCGACAACGGCTCTGGGATATCTTTCGGGCATGGCGCTGCCTCTCGTCAACATGGGGACGATACCGACCAATTCCCTGGCCCTTTCGACGGTGCCTGCGATTTCTGAAGGTAAAGCGCTGGGCCGTAAGGATATTATTGCCGATAAGACCCGCCAGGCTTTCCGCTTTTTTATCCTGCTTAATCTGCCGGCCGCGGTGGGCGTAGCCGTGCTTGGGACCCCGCTGGCCAAGATGCTTTATAATGCGGGGCAGGCAGGCCCTGTGGTAACGGCCCTGGCACCTGCTATTTTCCTTCTGGGGCTGCATCAGGTGTCGGCTGCTGTCCTGCAGGGACTTGGATATACCAAGGCGCCTATGATCAATATGCTGCTCAGCCTCATCGTAAAGGTCGGGATTTTGTGGGTGCTGGTGGCAAATCCGCTGTACCATATCCTCGGAGCGGCCTGGGCCACGGACTTGAACTTGCTGACAGCCAGTATTTTGAATCTTTTGTTCCTGTATTCCAAAACGCGGCTGTCGCTTCCGTGGAAGACGCTTGCCCGGACTGCCGTCAGCAGTCTTTTGATGGGGGCTGCTGCGTGGGCAGCGTGGGGTTTGCTGCGCCCTGTCTGCGGCGGGACGGCAGGAACACTTCTTGCTGTGCTGGCTGGAGCCATCGTTTATGCTTTACTTATTGTCGTGACAGGTGAAATTCGTATAAGCGAAGTCCGGAACATGATCCGGAGGAGGAGAAAACATGGCTGA
- the mfd gene encoding transcription-repair coupling factor, which yields MEQELIKLLLKEKNIRKGIDTWRRTSGPLTFTGLTGSVKAGFLAAMMTGTRAEGPLVILTANRENVRNLRRELTYFYPDLAMRELYPASLVHGQVDTRNEEVMAERAASLEMIAKEEPGIIFVTAEAAIQKLPSPENFFRKNITVTSGAEIDRDELIEKLVKEGYERTDQVDTIGQISVRGDILDIFPINQKDPIRMEWFDNTVDAIRRFNLADQRSIGGLTRVDIMPIAQPENEASSDIFAYVKEEQFFVLDEPAAFFEEAKKSYNDNREFADQLFTEKELEERGIKGHVIVVSDLGHKFAPKAPNIHIQVRSMAPYNKNTELLVKDLKGWIADGVHPLIMMGTRDKAFGVAQELKNQGVPMQFVRTGTLLPETGGAVFEGSLSRGFNFWDENWLLLTEADIFGMQKQRRQRKQRGKGPSINYFSDIKVGDYVVHDTQGIGRYLGVETIVIDGVHRDYLKLQYAKGDKLHVPIEQVGLLHKYVGSEGTPPRLSNMGRSDWQRTKKKAKKAITLLASELLRLYAQRKITKGHAFSPDTPWQKEFEAQFPYEETPDQLQAIREIKADMEKPVPMDRLLCGDVGYGKTEVAIRAAFKAVMDGKQVAVMAPTTVLAQQHLLTFRQRMENFGVRIDMLSRFRTPKEQKAILKKLEEGQLDIIIGTHRLLQPDVHFKDIGLLVIDEEQRFGVAQKEKIKQWSAGIDVLTLSATPIPRTLHLALVKGRDMSVIESPPEDRLPVETYVAEYDEGMVKEAIEREIRRGGRVYYVHNRIEGLSSIAARLRELVPGITIGIGHGRMTEDELEDVMMGFYQGDFDVLLCTTIIENGLDVPLANTIIIDGAENFGLSQLYQMRGRVGRSSRLAYAYFLYKKDRALTEIAQKRLQAIRDFTELGAGFKIAMRDLEIRGAGNLLGPEQHGQIAGVGFDLYCRLLEDTINALQSGKTAEEQVPDPVIDMKLDAYIPDDYIDNPRYKLEIYHRLADMKYEESKDFMDEIIDRFGTPPEQMVLLWRVAALRDLCRKLRIIGISVRPGAIRITFDQHSTANPDVLKDMLREYVPRATLKMGSQPLFTLITTGMKIEPLTWLEKNIPRLL from the coding sequence ATGGAACAAGAATTAATCAAGCTTTTACTGAAAGAAAAGAATATTCGCAAAGGGATCGATACGTGGAGAAGGACCTCCGGGCCCCTGACCTTCACCGGCTTGACAGGATCTGTCAAAGCCGGCTTTTTGGCTGCCATGATGACGGGCACCAGGGCGGAAGGCCCGCTTGTGATTTTGACGGCGAACCGGGAAAATGTCCGGAATCTTCGCCGGGAATTGACGTATTTTTACCCGGATCTTGCTATGCGGGAACTGTATCCGGCAAGTCTGGTTCACGGGCAGGTCGATACGCGCAACGAGGAAGTCATGGCGGAACGGGCCGCTTCTCTTGAAATGATTGCCAAGGAAGAACCGGGAATCATCTTTGTGACAGCCGAAGCGGCTATCCAGAAACTCCCCAGTCCGGAAAACTTTTTTCGCAAAAATATTACCGTGACGAGCGGCGCTGAAATTGACCGTGACGAACTGATTGAAAAACTGGTCAAGGAAGGATATGAAAGGACGGATCAGGTAGATACCATCGGTCAGATTTCTGTGCGCGGTGACATTCTCGATATCTTCCCGATTAACCAGAAAGACCCCATTCGTATGGAATGGTTCGATAACACGGTGGATGCTATCCGGCGTTTTAATCTGGCAGATCAGCGCAGCATCGGCGGTTTGACCCGGGTGGACATCATGCCGATTGCCCAGCCGGAAAACGAAGCTTCTTCCGATATTTTTGCCTACGTAAAGGAAGAACAGTTCTTTGTGCTCGACGAACCGGCTGCTTTCTTTGAAGAAGCTAAAAAGAGCTATAACGATAACCGGGAATTTGCGGACCAGCTCTTTACGGAAAAAGAACTGGAAGAGCGGGGAATCAAGGGACATGTAATTGTGGTGAGTGACTTGGGTCACAAATTTGCTCCCAAGGCTCCCAATATCCACATCCAGGTGCGTTCCATGGCACCTTATAACAAAAATACGGAACTGCTTGTCAAGGATCTCAAGGGCTGGATTGCTGACGGCGTGCATCCTCTCATTATGATGGGCACGCGGGATAAGGCGTTCGGTGTGGCCCAGGAACTGAAAAATCAGGGCGTACCCATGCAGTTTGTGCGCACCGGCACGCTTCTTCCGGAAACGGGCGGAGCTGTCTTCGAAGGCAGTCTGTCACGAGGCTTTAACTTTTGGGACGAAAACTGGCTCCTTCTGACGGAAGCTGATATTTTCGGCATGCAGAAACAGCGCCGCCAGAGAAAGCAGCGCGGAAAAGGCCCGTCTATCAATTATTTCTCCGATATCAAGGTCGGCGATTATGTCGTTCATGATACCCAGGGTATCGGCCGGTATCTGGGCGTCGAAACGATTGTCATCGACGGCGTTCACAGAGACTATCTCAAACTCCAGTATGCCAAGGGCGACAAACTCCACGTGCCGATTGAACAAGTCGGTCTGCTCCACAAATACGTCGGGAGCGAAGGGACGCCGCCGCGTCTTTCCAATATGGGACGCTCGGATTGGCAGCGTACGAAGAAAAAGGCCAAGAAGGCTATTACGCTTCTTGCGTCTGAATTGCTGCGCCTCTATGCCCAGCGTAAGATTACCAAAGGGCACGCTTTTTCGCCGGATACGCCCTGGCAGAAAGAATTTGAAGCGCAATTCCCTTACGAGGAAACACCGGATCAGCTGCAGGCTATCCGGGAAATTAAGGCGGATATGGAAAAACCGGTGCCCATGGATCGTCTGCTGTGCGGGGACGTTGGTTACGGCAAGACAGAAGTCGCCATCCGTGCTGCTTTTAAAGCTGTCATGGACGGCAAACAGGTTGCCGTGATGGCGCCGACGACAGTATTGGCCCAGCAGCACCTCCTGACCTTCCGGCAGCGCATGGAAAATTTCGGCGTCCGTATTGATATGCTGAGTCGTTTCCGTACTCCGAAGGAACAAAAAGCTATTCTTAAAAAACTGGAAGAGGGGCAGCTCGATATCATTATCGGGACGCATCGCCTTTTGCAGCCCGATGTACATTTCAAGGATATTGGTCTCCTCGTTATCGATGAAGAACAGCGCTTTGGCGTGGCGCAGAAAGAAAAAATCAAACAGTGGAGTGCCGGCATCGATGTACTGACCCTGTCAGCTACCCCGATTCCACGTACGCTCCACTTGGCGCTCGTCAAGGGCCGCGATATGAGTGTCATCGAGTCGCCTCCGGAAGATCGTCTGCCGGTAGAAACATATGTGGCAGAATATGACGAAGGCATGGTGAAGGAAGCCATCGAACGCGAAATTCGCCGCGGCGGCCGTGTTTACTATGTCCACAACCGGATTGAAGGACTGAGCTCCATCGCTGCCCGTCTGCGTGAACTGGTGCCCGGCATTACCATCGGCATCGGACACGGACGCATGACGGAAGACGAATTGGAAGATGTGATGATGGGCTTCTATCAGGGCGATTTCGATGTACTCCTCTGCACGACAATCATCGAAAACGGCCTTGACGTGCCTCTTGCCAATACGATTATCATCGACGGCGCAGAAAACTTCGGCCTGTCCCAGCTTTATCAGATGCGCGGCCGCGTGGGCCGTTCGTCCCGCTTGGCTTACGCGTATTTCCTCTACAAGAAAGACCGGGCCCTCACCGAAATCGCACAGAAACGTCTGCAGGCTATCCGCGACTTTACGGAACTCGGTGCCGGTTTCAAGATTGCTATGCGGGATCTGGAAATCCGCGGTGCCGGAAACCTTTTGGGACCGGAACAGCACGGACAGATTGCGGGTGTCGGCTTTGACCTCTACTGCCGCCTGCTCGAAGATACAATCAATGCCCTGCAGAGCGGAAAAACGGCGGAAGAACAGGTGCCGGATCCTGTTATCGATATGAAACTCGATGCCTACATCCCGGATGATTATATCGATAATCCCCGGTACAAGCTGGAAATTTACCATCGCCTGGCCGACATGAAGTACGAAGAAAGCAAGGATTTCATGGACGAAATCATCGACCGGTTCGGCACGCCGCCGGAGCAGATGGTGCTTTTGTGGCGTGTTGCTGCGCTGCGGGATCTCTGCCGGAAACTGCGCATTATCGGTATCTCTGTGCGTCCGGGAGCCATCCGCATTACTTTCGACCAGCATAGTACGGCCAATCCGGATGTGCTGAAGGACATGCTTCGCGAATATGTGCCCCGTGCAACGCTGAAAATGGGCAGTCAGCCGCTTTTTACACTTATTACGACTGGAATGAAGATCGAGCCTCTTACGTGGCTTGAAAAGAATATTCCGCGTCTTCTCTAA
- the mazG gene encoding nucleoside triphosphate pyrophosphohydrolase: MAEKKGEGVMDIKPLDKVIKTLRAPHGCPWDRIQTHRSMRRELVEEVYELLEAIDEEDTDGMREELGDVMMQVVFHARLAEEEGLFTMQDVIDDVVKKLIHRHPHVYGTIEVSDTGEVLKNWEAIKAGEKKERTSALDGIARGLPALMRAYKLSARAAGKGFAWPEAEDARKKVMEELNELEAAKQAKNMDAMEDELGDVFFALSVYARMLGLEPETALNRANNKFEKRFRSMEKILKSEHRDMEKLSISELLQLWKRAKAENL, translated from the coding sequence ATGGCTGAGAAAAAAGGAGAAGGGGTCATGGACATTAAGCCCCTCGATAAAGTAATAAAAACTCTCAGGGCGCCTCACGGCTGTCCCTGGGACCGGATCCAGACCCATCGCAGCATGCGGCGGGAGCTTGTGGAAGAAGTCTACGAACTGCTGGAAGCTATTGACGAAGAGGATACGGACGGAATGCGCGAAGAACTGGGCGACGTGATGATGCAGGTCGTCTTTCATGCCCGCCTTGCCGAGGAAGAAGGCCTCTTTACGATGCAGGACGTCATTGATGATGTCGTTAAAAAGCTGATTCACCGTCATCCTCATGTCTATGGCACTATCGAAGTCAGCGACACGGGAGAAGTCCTGAAAAACTGGGAAGCCATCAAAGCGGGTGAGAAAAAAGAGCGGACGAGTGCTCTTGACGGCATTGCCAGGGGACTGCCTGCTTTGATGCGCGCTTATAAACTAAGTGCCCGGGCTGCAGGAAAAGGTTTTGCCTGGCCCGAAGCTGAAGACGCCCGAAAAAAGGTGATGGAAGAACTGAATGAGTTAGAGGCTGCTAAGCAGGCAAAAAATATGGACGCTATGGAAGATGAACTTGGTGACGTATTTTTTGCCCTCTCTGTGTATGCAAGGATGCTTGGACTTGAACCGGAAACGGCTTTAAACAGGGCAAATAACAAGTTTGAAAAAAGATTTCGCTCTATGGAAAAAATTCTGAAATCCGAACATCGGGACATGGAAAAACTGTCAATTTCGGAACTTTTACAGCTTTGGAAGCGTGCAAAAGCGGAAAATCTCTAG
- the glpX gene encoding class II fructose-bisphosphatase, with protein MNRELSMEFVRVTEAAAMASGRGVGRGDKNGIDQLAVDAMRKMFDTVNISGTVVIGEGEMDEAPMLYIGEHVGAGGPEVDIAVDPVEGTNLVAKGQNGAIAVIAIAPKGCLLHAPDMYMDKIAVGPRAKGCINIDDPVAVNLERVAKAMDRKVSDLTVVALDRPRHRSIIEEVRAAGARIRLISDGDVDPIINAGIEGTGVHMYIGRGGAPEGVIAATGLKCLGGDMQARLCPENEEQVERCHKMGITDLKKVLTLDDLVKGDDCMFTASAITNCDLLRGVNYFGNGCRTHTISMRYSTGTVRFVDAVHTYDRSNINVKL; from the coding sequence ATGAACAGAGAATTGTCTATGGAATTTGTAAGAGTTACAGAAGCAGCTGCCATGGCCAGCGGCCGTGGCGTGGGCCGCGGAGATAAGAACGGCATTGACCAGCTCGCCGTAGATGCAATGCGCAAGATGTTTGATACGGTTAACATCAGCGGTACGGTTGTCATCGGCGAAGGCGAAATGGATGAAGCTCCGATGCTCTATATCGGAGAACACGTTGGTGCCGGCGGTCCGGAAGTGGATATCGCTGTTGACCCGGTAGAAGGCACGAACCTGGTTGCAAAAGGCCAGAACGGCGCTATTGCCGTTATTGCAATTGCTCCGAAGGGCTGCCTGCTGCATGCTCCTGATATGTACATGGATAAGATTGCTGTAGGCCCGAGAGCCAAGGGCTGCATCAATATTGATGATCCGGTTGCTGTCAACCTGGAACGCGTAGCTAAGGCCATGGACCGTAAAGTATCCGACCTGACTGTTGTGGCTTTGGATCGTCCGCGTCATCGCAGCATCATTGAAGAAGTAAGAGCTGCCGGCGCTCGTATCCGTCTCATCTCTGACGGCGACGTAGACCCGATTATCAACGCAGGTATTGAAGGCACCGGTGTTCATATGTACATCGGCCGCGGCGGTGCTCCGGAAGGCGTTATCGCAGCTACCGGCCTGAAGTGCCTGGGCGGCGATATGCAGGCTCGCCTGTGCCCGGAAAATGAAGAACAGGTAGAACGCTGCCACAAGATGGGCATCACTGACCTGAAGAAAGTCCTCACCCTGGATGACCTTGTCAAAGGTGATGACTGCATGTTCACGGCATCGGCTATTACCAACTGCGATCTGCTGAGAGGCGTTAACTACTTCGGCAACGGCTGCCGTACCCATACGATTTCCATGCGTTATTCCACGGGCACGGTACGTTTCGTAGATGCTGTTCATACGTATGACCGCAGCAACATCAACGTAAAACTGTAA